From Streptomyces griseorubiginosus, one genomic window encodes:
- the nuoK gene encoding NADH-quinone oxidoreductase subunit NuoK, producing the protein MNPVNYLYLAALLFTIGATGVLIRRNAIVVFMCIELMLNACNLAFVAFSRMHGNLDGQIIAFFTMVVAAAEVVVGLAIIVSLFRSRHSASVDDASLMKL; encoded by the coding sequence GTGAACCCGGTCAACTACCTCTACCTCGCCGCCCTGTTGTTCACGATCGGCGCCACCGGCGTCCTGATCAGGCGCAACGCGATCGTCGTGTTCATGTGCATCGAGCTCATGCTCAACGCCTGCAACCTCGCGTTCGTCGCCTTCTCCCGGATGCACGGCAATCTCGACGGCCAGATCATCGCCTTCTTCACGATGGTCGTCGCCGCCGCGGAGGTCGTGGTCGGGCTCGCGATCATCGTGTCGCTGTTCCGTTCCCGCCACTCGGCCTCGGTCGACGACGCCAGCCTGATGAAGCTGTAA
- the nuoL gene encoding NADH-quinone oxidoreductase subunit L has protein sequence MENLIALLIAAPLLGAAVLLTGGRRLDAVGHWIGTLLAGASFVFGAILFADLLGKDAEHRTLTQHLWTWIPVEGFQADVAFRLDQLSMTFVLLITGVGSLIHLYSIGYMEHDERRRRFFGYLNLFLAAMLLLVLADNYLLLYVGWEGVGLASYLLIGFWQHKPSAATAAKKAFLVNRVGDMGLSIAIMLMFTTFGTFAFGPVLGSHEEPGLVTGASEATLTGIALMLLLAACGKSAQVPLQSWLGDAMEGPTPVSALIHAATMVTAGVYLIVRSANIFNLAPDAQLVVTIVGAVTLLFGAIVGCAKDDIKKALAGSTMSQIGYMVLAAGLGPIGYVFAIMHLVTHGFFKAGLFLGAGSVMHGMNDEVDMRKYGGLRKYMPVTFVTFGLGYLAIIGFPGLSGFFSKDKIIEAAFAKGGTEGWILGACALLGAAITAFYMTRVMLMTFFGEERWKHQATRSPEAPSAEPAAEHHGAHAEPHPHESPRSMTIPMIVLAFGSVFAGGFFSIGDRFLHWLEPVTGHSHGDAPISAATVTAATVTVMVIGVAIAWLQYGRRPVPVVAPRGSLLTRAARRDLLQDDFNHVVLVRGGEHLTRSLVYVDHTLVDGVVNGTAASVGGLSGRMRKLQNGFARSYAVSMFGGAAILVAATLLMRAV, from the coding sequence GTGGAGAACCTGATCGCGCTGCTCATCGCGGCGCCCCTGCTCGGAGCGGCGGTCCTGCTGACCGGCGGCCGGCGGCTGGACGCCGTCGGCCACTGGATCGGCACCCTGCTCGCCGGCGCCTCCTTCGTCTTCGGCGCCATCCTCTTCGCCGACCTCCTCGGCAAGGACGCCGAGCACCGCACGCTCACCCAGCACCTGTGGACCTGGATCCCGGTCGAGGGCTTCCAGGCGGACGTCGCCTTCCGCCTCGACCAGCTGTCGATGACGTTCGTGCTGCTGATCACCGGCGTCGGCTCGCTCATCCACCTGTACTCGATCGGGTACATGGAGCACGACGAGCGGCGCCGCCGCTTCTTCGGCTATCTGAACCTGTTCCTCGCGGCGATGCTCCTGCTCGTCCTCGCCGACAACTACCTGCTGCTGTACGTCGGCTGGGAGGGCGTCGGCCTCGCCTCCTACCTGCTGATCGGCTTCTGGCAGCACAAGCCCAGCGCGGCCACCGCGGCGAAGAAGGCCTTCCTGGTCAACCGCGTCGGCGACATGGGCCTGTCGATCGCGATCATGCTGATGTTCACGACCTTCGGCACCTTCGCCTTCGGCCCGGTCCTCGGCAGCCACGAGGAGCCCGGACTCGTCACCGGCGCCTCCGAGGCGACGCTCACCGGCATCGCCCTGATGCTGCTGCTCGCCGCCTGCGGCAAGTCCGCCCAGGTGCCGCTCCAGTCCTGGCTCGGGGACGCGATGGAGGGCCCGACCCCGGTCTCGGCCCTCATCCACGCGGCGACCATGGTGACCGCGGGCGTCTACCTGATCGTCCGCTCCGCCAACATCTTCAACCTCGCCCCGGACGCCCAGCTGGTCGTCACCATCGTCGGCGCGGTCACGCTCCTCTTCGGTGCGATCGTCGGTTGCGCGAAGGACGACATCAAGAAGGCCCTCGCCGGCTCGACGATGTCGCAGATCGGCTACATGGTCCTCGCCGCGGGCCTCGGCCCCATCGGCTACGTCTTCGCGATCATGCACCTGGTGACGCACGGCTTCTTCAAGGCCGGGCTCTTCCTCGGCGCCGGTTCGGTCATGCACGGCATGAACGACGAGGTCGACATGCGCAAGTACGGCGGCCTCCGCAAGTACATGCCGGTCACCTTCGTGACGTTCGGCCTCGGCTACCTGGCCATCATCGGCTTCCCGGGCCTGTCCGGCTTCTTCTCCAAGGACAAGATCATCGAGGCGGCCTTCGCCAAGGGCGGCACCGAGGGCTGGATCCTCGGCGCCTGTGCCCTGCTGGGCGCGGCCATCACCGCCTTCTACATGACGCGCGTGATGCTGATGACGTTCTTCGGGGAGGAGCGCTGGAAGCACCAGGCGACCCGCTCCCCGGAGGCCCCCAGCGCCGAGCCCGCCGCCGAGCACCACGGCGCGCACGCCGAACCCCACCCGCACGAGTCCCCCAGGTCCATGACGATCCCCATGATCGTGCTGGCCTTCGGATCGGTCTTCGCGGGCGGCTTCTTCAGCATCGGCGACCGCTTCCTGCACTGGCTGGAGCCCGTCACCGGACACAGCCACGGAGACGCCCCGATCAGCGCGGCCACCGTCACGGCGGCCACGGTGACCGTGATGGTCATCGGCGTCGCGATCGCCTGGCTCCAGTACGGCAGGCGCCCGGTCCCGGTCGTCGCCCCGCGCGGATCGCTGCTCACCCGGGCCGCCCGCCGCGACCTGCTCCAGGACGACTTCAACCACGTGGTCCTGGTCCGCGGCGGGGAGCACCTCACGCGGTCCCTGGTCTACGTCGACCACACCCTGGTCGACGGAGTCGTCAACGGCACGGCGGCCTCGGTCGGCGGCCTCTCCGGGCGAATGCGCAAGCTGCAGAACGGCTTCGCGCGGTCGTACGCGGTCTCGATGTTCGGCGGCGCGGCGATCCTCGTCGCCGCGACCCTGCTGATGAGGGCGGTCTGA
- a CDS encoding NADH-quinone oxidoreductase subunit M — MSFPLLTATAVLPAVGAIATAAVPAARRTAAKWLALLVSLATLALAITVLVRFDPDGARYQLTESHAWIADFGVRYELGVDGIAVALIALTALLIPFIVLAGWHDADPLETGSRRWRPTQGFFALILAVEAMVIISFEATDVFLFYIFFEAMLIPMYFLIGGFGDRAHAGSDENAAAQRSYAAVKFLLYNLVGGLIMLAAVIGLYVVAGNFSLQEIAEARANGSLDMATNTERWLFLGFFFAFAVKAPLWPLHTWLPNAMGEATAPVAVLITAVVDKVGTFAMLRFCLQLFPEASKWATPAILVLAVISIIYGALLAVGQRDIKRLVAYASISHFGFIIMGIFAMTSQGQSGATLYMVNHGISTAALMLVAGFLISRRGSRLIADYGGVQKVAPVLAGTFLIGGLATLSLPGLAPFVSEFLVLVGTFARYPVIGIIATFGIVLAALYTLVLYQRTMTGPVKPEVSAMPDLRMRELVVVAPLVVLLIFLGVYPKPVTDIVNPAVKSTMSDVHKKDPKPEVEAAK; from the coding sequence ATGTCGTTTCCCCTGCTGACAGCGACGGCGGTGCTCCCGGCGGTCGGGGCCATCGCCACGGCAGCCGTACCGGCCGCGCGGCGCACCGCCGCCAAGTGGCTGGCGCTGCTCGTCTCGCTCGCCACCCTCGCCCTCGCGATCACCGTCCTGGTCCGCTTCGACCCGGACGGCGCCCGCTACCAGCTCACCGAATCGCACGCCTGGATCGCGGACTTCGGGGTCCGCTACGAACTGGGCGTGGACGGCATCGCGGTGGCGCTGATCGCGCTGACCGCCCTGCTGATCCCGTTCATCGTCCTGGCGGGCTGGCACGATGCCGACCCCCTGGAGACCGGAAGCAGGCGGTGGCGGCCGACGCAGGGCTTCTTCGCCCTGATCCTGGCCGTCGAGGCGATGGTGATCATCTCCTTCGAGGCCACCGACGTCTTCCTCTTCTACATCTTCTTCGAAGCCATGCTCATCCCGATGTACTTCCTCATCGGCGGCTTCGGGGACCGGGCCCACGCCGGCTCCGACGAGAACGCGGCGGCCCAACGGTCGTACGCCGCCGTGAAGTTCCTCCTCTACAACCTGGTCGGCGGTCTGATCATGCTGGCCGCGGTGATCGGCCTCTACGTCGTCGCCGGGAACTTCAGCCTCCAGGAGATCGCCGAAGCGCGGGCCAACGGCTCGCTCGACATGGCGACCAACACCGAACGCTGGCTGTTCCTCGGGTTCTTCTTCGCCTTCGCGGTGAAGGCGCCCCTGTGGCCGCTGCACACCTGGCTGCCCAACGCGATGGGGGAGGCCACCGCCCCGGTCGCCGTCCTCATCACGGCGGTCGTCGACAAGGTGGGCACCTTCGCGATGCTCCGCTTCTGCCTCCAGCTCTTCCCGGAGGCGTCGAAGTGGGCCACGCCCGCGATCCTCGTCCTCGCGGTGATCAGCATCATCTACGGGGCGCTGCTCGCGGTCGGCCAGCGGGACATCAAACGGCTGGTGGCGTACGCGTCGATCTCGCACTTCGGCTTCATCATCATGGGCATCTTCGCGATGACCAGCCAGGGCCAGTCCGGCGCCACGCTCTACATGGTCAACCACGGGATCTCGACGGCCGCGCTGATGCTGGTGGCCGGCTTCCTGATCTCGCGGCGCGGCTCCCGGCTCATCGCCGACTACGGCGGGGTCCAGAAGGTCGCCCCGGTGCTCGCCGGCACCTTCCTGATCGGCGGCCTCGCGACCCTCTCGCTGCCGGGGCTCGCCCCGTTCGTCAGTGAGTTCCTGGTCCTGGTCGGCACGTTCGCCCGCTACCCGGTGATCGGCATCATCGCCACCTTCGGCATCGTGCTCGCCGCGCTCTACACCCTCGTCCTCTACCAGCGGACGATGACGGGCCCGGTGAAGCCGGAGGTCTCCGCGATGCCCGACCTGCGGATGCGTGAGCTCGTGGTCGTCGCCCCGCTGGTCGTGCTGCTGATCTTCCTGGGCGTCTACCCGAAGCCCGTCACGGACATCGTGAACCCGGCGGTGAAGTCGACCATGTCCGACGTACACAAGAAGGACCCCAAGCCCGAGGTGGAGGCGGCCAAGTGA
- a CDS encoding NADH-quinone oxidoreductase subunit J: MSAPLQLAASTTSTGEAFQFWVLGTVAVIGALCTVFMKKAVHSALCLAGTMIILAVFYLANGAYFLGVVQIVVYTGAIMMLFLFVVMLVGVTAADSLKETIRGQRWLALLCGLGFGILLFAGIGNASLNQFNGLGQANSGGNVEGLATLIFTKYVFAFEITGALLITAAVGAMVLTHRERTERALTQREMAEKRVREGKHIPPLPAPGVYARHNAVDIAGLLPDGTPSELTVSKTLRDRGQIRDVSAEALNDLKALEQRAEERLERTEIEPATFKREASK; this comes from the coding sequence ATGAGCGCGCCCCTTCAGCTCGCCGCCTCCACGACCTCCACCGGCGAGGCCTTCCAGTTCTGGGTCCTCGGCACCGTCGCCGTGATCGGCGCCCTGTGCACCGTCTTCATGAAGAAGGCCGTGCACAGCGCGCTCTGTCTCGCCGGCACCATGATCATCCTGGCGGTGTTCTACCTCGCCAACGGCGCGTACTTCCTCGGCGTCGTGCAGATCGTCGTCTACACCGGCGCGATCATGATGCTGTTCCTGTTCGTCGTCATGCTCGTCGGCGTCACCGCGGCGGACTCCCTCAAGGAGACCATCAGGGGCCAGCGCTGGCTGGCCCTGCTGTGCGGACTCGGCTTCGGCATCCTGCTGTTCGCCGGCATCGGCAACGCCTCCCTCAACCAGTTCAACGGCCTCGGCCAGGCCAACTCCGGTGGCAATGTGGAGGGCCTTGCGACCCTCATCTTCACCAAGTACGTCTTCGCCTTCGAGATCACCGGCGCCCTGCTGATCACGGCCGCCGTCGGCGCCATGGTGCTCACCCACCGCGAGCGCACCGAGCGGGCCCTGACCCAGCGCGAGATGGCCGAGAAGCGGGTGCGCGAGGGCAAGCACATCCCGCCGCTGCCCGCCCCCGGCGTCTACGCCCGGCACAACGCGGTGGACATCGCGGGCCTGCTGCCCGACGGCACCCCGTCCGAGCTCACGGTCAGCAAGACCCTGCGCGACCGCGGCCAGATCCGTGACGTGTCCGCCGAGGCGCTGAACGACCTCAAGGCGCTGGAGCAGCGCGCGGAGGAACGCCTGGAGCGGACCGAGATCGAACCGGCCACCTTCAAGAGGGAGGCGTCGAAGTGA
- the recQ gene encoding DNA helicase RecQ has protein sequence MGAMGGISEMPGITGTPAGSDSEALATLHRVFGYDAFRGEQEEIIEHVVAGGDAVVLMPTGGGKSLCYQIPSLVRPGTGIVVSPLIALMQDQVDALRALGVRAGFMNSTQDFDERRVVEAEFLAGELDLLYLAPERLRLDATQDLLSRGKIAVFAIDEAHCVSQWGHDFRPDYLTLSVLGERWPDVPRIALTATATRATHEEITQRLHMPAARHFVASFDRPNIQYRIVPKADPKKQLLAFLRAEHAGDAGIVYCLSRKSVEATAEFLSHNGIEAVPYHAGLDAGTRAAHQSRFLREDGLVVVATIAFGMGIDKPDVRFVAHLDLPKSVEGYYQETGRAGRDGLASTAWMAYGLNDVIQQRKLIQSGEGDEAFRRRAAAHLDSMLALCETSQCRRGQLLNYFGQEPDPTGCGNCDTCLTPPETWDGTVAAQKVLSTVVRLQRERGQKFGAVQIIDILLGKRTAKVIQFDHDQLSVFGIGEELSEGEWRGVVRQLLAQGLLAVEGDYGTLVLTEASGTVLRREREVPLRKEPKKPATAKSSSSSGRGRAKAAVAELPEALVPAFEALRAWRAEQAREQGVPAYVIFHDATLREIVTVWPTSVTQLGSVGGVGEKKLATYGEGVIEVLAGLADGGAAGGRTADGGATGAGFAAQAPGQAADPDPGADHWPEMDADPEPEDDWM, from the coding sequence ATGGGCGCGATGGGCGGGATCAGCGAGATGCCAGGGATCACCGGGACACCGGCCGGCAGCGACAGCGAGGCACTGGCCACGCTCCACCGGGTCTTCGGATACGACGCCTTCCGCGGCGAACAGGAAGAGATCATCGAGCATGTGGTGGCCGGCGGGGACGCCGTCGTCCTCATGCCGACCGGCGGCGGCAAGTCGCTGTGCTACCAGATTCCGTCCCTGGTCCGGCCCGGCACGGGCATCGTCGTCTCCCCGCTCATCGCCCTGATGCAGGACCAGGTCGACGCGCTCAGGGCGCTCGGCGTACGCGCCGGGTTCATGAACTCCACGCAGGACTTCGACGAGCGACGCGTAGTCGAGGCGGAGTTCCTCGCCGGAGAGCTCGACCTGCTGTACCTGGCACCGGAGCGGCTGCGCCTCGACGCCACGCAGGACCTCCTGTCCCGCGGCAAGATCGCCGTCTTCGCCATCGACGAGGCGCACTGCGTCTCCCAGTGGGGCCACGACTTCCGGCCCGACTACCTGACCCTGTCGGTGCTCGGCGAGCGCTGGCCGGACGTCCCGAGGATCGCCCTCACCGCGACCGCCACGCGTGCCACGCACGAGGAGATCACCCAGCGACTGCACATGCCGGCCGCCCGGCACTTCGTGGCCAGCTTCGACCGGCCCAACATCCAGTACCGGATCGTGCCGAAGGCCGACCCCAAGAAACAGCTGCTGGCCTTCCTGCGCGCGGAGCACGCGGGCGACGCCGGCATCGTGTACTGCCTCTCCCGCAAGTCGGTGGAGGCCACGGCCGAGTTCCTCTCCCACAACGGCATCGAGGCCGTGCCGTACCACGCCGGCCTCGACGCGGGCACCCGCGCCGCCCACCAGTCCCGCTTCCTGCGCGAGGACGGCCTGGTGGTGGTCGCGACCATCGCCTTCGGCATGGGCATCGACAAGCCGGACGTCCGTTTCGTGGCCCACCTCGACCTGCCCAAGTCGGTCGAGGGCTACTACCAGGAGACCGGCCGCGCAGGCCGCGACGGCCTCGCCTCGACGGCCTGGATGGCCTACGGCCTCAACGACGTCATACAGCAGCGCAAGCTCATCCAGTCCGGCGAGGGCGACGAGGCGTTCCGGCGCCGCGCCGCCGCCCACCTCGACTCCATGCTGGCACTGTGCGAGACCTCCCAGTGCCGGCGCGGACAACTCCTCAACTACTTCGGCCAGGAACCGGACCCGACGGGCTGCGGCAACTGCGACACCTGCCTGACCCCGCCCGAGACCTGGGACGGCACGGTCGCCGCCCAGAAGGTGCTCTCCACCGTGGTACGGCTCCAGAGGGAGCGGGGACAGAAGTTCGGCGCGGTCCAGATCATCGACATCCTGCTCGGCAAGCGCACCGCCAAGGTCATCCAGTTCGACCACGACCAGCTGTCCGTGTTCGGCATCGGCGAGGAGCTCTCCGAGGGCGAATGGCGGGGCGTGGTCCGGCAGTTGCTGGCCCAGGGGCTGCTCGCGGTCGAGGGGGACTACGGCACGCTGGTGCTGACCGAGGCCAGCGGCACCGTGCTGCGGCGCGAGCGGGAGGTACCGCTGCGCAAGGAGCCCAAGAAGCCGGCGACGGCCAAGTCGAGCTCCTCGTCCGGGCGGGGCAGGGCCAAGGCGGCGGTGGCCGAGCTGCCCGAGGCGCTGGTGCCGGCCTTCGAGGCGCTGCGGGCCTGGCGGGCCGAACAGGCACGGGAGCAGGGCGTCCCGGCGTACGTCATCTTCCACGACGCCACGCTCAGGGAGATCGTGACGGTGTGGCCCACGTCCGTGACACAGCTCGGCTCGGTCGGCGGGGTCGGCGAGAAGAAGCTCGCGACGTACGGGGAGGGCGTGATCGAGGTCCTGGCCGGACTGGCGGACGGCGGGGCGGCGGGGGGCAGGACGGCCGACGGTGGGGCGACCGGCGCCGGCTTCGCTGCGCAGGCACCGGGCCAGGCCGCGGACCCGGACCCCGGAGCCGACCACTGGCCCGAGATGGACGCGGACCCGGAGCCCGAGGACGACTGGATGTAG
- a CDS encoding alpha/beta hydrolase gives MTTARPPLDPELQELLAGIPLMSQLSPEVLAQVRPLSSMPVEPLLEGRAVDRREVTVAGPDGTPIPLSVFSPTNSDRTAAAPCVYWMHGGGMVMGDRFSQIDIPLEWLDEFGAVVVSVDYRLAPESTGTIPVQDCYQGLLWIADHAAELGIDPARIIVAGASAGGGLAAGVTLLARDLGTPAIAAQVLIGPMLDHRNTTTSSLQYSNGPGVWTREMNGFGWRCLLGGLPDEEVPAYVSPALADDLAGLPTTYIDTGSAEVFRDEDTDYATRIWAAGGQAELHVWAGGFHGFDALHPQAHISATARRTRTDWLARLLRTS, from the coding sequence ATGACCACAGCACGCCCCCCTCTCGACCCCGAACTGCAGGAACTCCTGGCCGGCATACCACTGATGTCCCAGCTCAGCCCTGAAGTGCTGGCGCAGGTACGCCCCTTGTCGTCGATGCCGGTCGAACCCCTCCTCGAAGGCCGCGCCGTCGACCGGCGCGAGGTCACCGTCGCGGGTCCGGACGGCACCCCGATCCCCTTGTCCGTCTTCAGCCCCACGAACAGCGATCGCACCGCCGCCGCACCCTGTGTCTACTGGATGCACGGCGGCGGGATGGTCATGGGCGACCGCTTCTCGCAGATCGACATCCCGCTGGAGTGGCTCGACGAGTTCGGTGCCGTGGTGGTCTCCGTCGACTACCGGCTCGCGCCCGAGTCCACCGGCACCATCCCCGTCCAGGACTGCTACCAGGGCTTGCTCTGGATCGCCGACCACGCCGCCGAACTGGGCATCGACCCCGCCCGGATCATCGTCGCGGGCGCCAGCGCGGGCGGCGGCCTCGCCGCCGGCGTCACCCTGCTGGCCCGCGACCTCGGCACCCCGGCGATCGCCGCCCAAGTCCTGATCGGCCCCATGCTCGACCACCGCAACACCACCACGTCCAGCCTCCAGTACTCGAACGGGCCCGGCGTCTGGACCCGCGAGATGAACGGATTCGGATGGCGCTGCCTCCTCGGCGGCCTCCCCGACGAGGAGGTACCCGCGTACGTCTCCCCCGCCCTGGCCGACGACCTCGCGGGCCTGCCGACCACCTACATCGACACCGGCTCCGCCGAAGTCTTCCGCGACGAGGACACCGACTACGCCACCCGCATCTGGGCGGCCGGCGGGCAGGCCGAACTCCACGTCTGGGCAGGCGGCTTCCACGGATTCGACGCCCTGCACCCGCAGGCACACATCTCGGCCACAGCCCGCCGAACCCGCACCGACTGGCTCGCCCGGCTCCTGCGCACGAGCTGA
- the nuoN gene encoding NADH-quinone oxidoreductase subunit NuoN has product MSAVAVHSLWTTAADPISKIDAPKIEYGQLSPTLIVVGAAIIGVLVEAFVPRKSRYYAQLFVSVVALCAAFAAVVALAADGYATTKAGIAAMGAIAVDGPALFLQGTILLAGLVGLFTFAERRLDPETHGNRVDSFAAQAASVPGSDSEKAAVKAGFTTTEVFPLLLFAVAGMLIFPAANDLLTLFVALEVFSLPLYLLCALARRKRLMSQEAAVKYFLLGSFASAFTLFGIALLYGYAGSVSYGTIARVVDGTISTVDPALADTMGNDALLLIGAAMIVMGLLFKVGAVPFHMWTPDVYQGAPTPVTGFMAAATKVAAFGALLRILYVVLPGLRWDWRPVMWAVAIVTMLGGAIVAITQTDIKRLLAYSSIAHAGFILAGVIATTPDGVSSVLFYLAAYSFVTIGAFAVVTLVRDAGGEATHLSKWAGLGRRSPLVAAVFAVFLLAFAGIPLTSGFAGKFAVFKAAAEGGAAPLVVVGVISSAIAAFFYIRVIVLMFFSEPRPEGPTVAVPSPLTMTAIAVGVAVTLVLGVAPQYFLDLANQAGVFVR; this is encoded by the coding sequence GTGAGCGCAGTAGCCGTCCACAGCCTGTGGACAACCGCGGCCGACCCGATCTCGAAGATCGACGCGCCGAAGATCGAATACGGGCAATTGTCGCCCACCCTGATCGTCGTGGGCGCGGCGATCATCGGGGTGCTGGTCGAGGCCTTCGTCCCGCGCAAGTCCCGTTACTACGCCCAGCTGTTCGTCTCCGTCGTAGCGCTGTGCGCCGCCTTCGCGGCGGTCGTCGCGCTCGCCGCGGACGGGTACGCCACCACCAAGGCGGGCATCGCGGCCATGGGCGCGATCGCCGTCGACGGACCGGCCCTGTTCCTCCAGGGCACGATCCTGCTCGCGGGCCTCGTCGGCCTGTTCACCTTCGCCGAGCGGCGCCTCGACCCCGAGACGCACGGCAACAGGGTCGACTCGTTCGCAGCCCAAGCCGCCTCCGTGCCGGGCAGCGACAGCGAGAAGGCGGCCGTGAAGGCCGGGTTCACCACCACCGAGGTGTTCCCGCTGCTGCTCTTCGCCGTCGCCGGCATGCTGATCTTCCCGGCCGCCAACGACCTGCTGACGCTGTTCGTGGCCCTGGAGGTCTTCTCGCTCCCGCTGTACCTGCTCTGCGCCCTGGCCCGCCGCAAGCGGCTCATGTCGCAGGAGGCCGCGGTCAAGTACTTCCTGCTCGGCTCGTTCGCCTCCGCTTTCACCCTGTTCGGCATCGCCCTGCTCTACGGCTACGCGGGCTCGGTGTCCTACGGCACCATCGCGCGGGTCGTCGACGGCACCATCAGCACAGTGGACCCGGCGCTCGCCGACACCATGGGCAACGACGCGCTGCTGCTGATCGGCGCCGCGATGATCGTCATGGGCCTGCTGTTCAAGGTCGGCGCGGTGCCGTTCCACATGTGGACCCCGGACGTCTACCAGGGAGCCCCGACCCCCGTCACCGGCTTCATGGCCGCGGCGACCAAGGTGGCCGCCTTCGGCGCGCTGCTCAGGATCCTGTACGTCGTGCTGCCGGGCCTGCGCTGGGACTGGCGACCGGTCATGTGGGCCGTCGCGATCGTCACCATGCTCGGCGGTGCCATCGTCGCGATCACCCAGACCGACATCAAGCGGCTGCTGGCGTACTCGTCCATCGCGCACGCCGGTTTCATCCTCGCCGGTGTCATCGCGACCACGCCGGACGGGGTGTCGTCGGTCCTCTTCTACCTGGCCGCGTACTCCTTCGTGACGATCGGTGCGTTCGCCGTGGTCACCCTGGTCCGCGACGCCGGGGGCGAGGCGACCCACCTGTCCAAGTGGGCGGGCCTGGGCCGTCGTTCACCGCTGGTGGCCGCCGTGTTCGCGGTGTTCCTGCTGGCCTTCGCCGGTATCCCGCTGACCAGCGGCTTCGCCGGGAAGTTCGCCGTGTTCAAGGCGGCGGCCGAGGGCGGGGCGGCACCGCTCGTCGTCGTCGGTGTGATCTCCTCGGCGATCGCCGCGTTCTTCTACATCCGCGTGATCGTGCTGATGTTCTTCAGCGAGCCGCGCCCGGAGGGACCGACGGTCGCCGTGCCGTCGCCGCTCACCATGACCGCGATCGCCGTCGGCGTGGCGGTCACGCTGGTGCTCGGTGTGGCCCCGCAGTACTTCCTCGACCTGGCCAACCAGGCGGGAGTGTTCGTGCGCTGA
- the nuoI gene encoding NADH-quinone oxidoreductase subunit NuoI produces the protein MAEEPKETKPGFMNPVAGFGVTFKAMFKKRLTEQYPEQQKTTAPRFHGRHQLNRHPDGLEKCVGCELCAWACPADAIYVEGADNTDEERYSPGERYGRVYQINYARCILCGLCIEACPTRALTMTNEFELADSSRANLIFTKEQLLAGLEEGMVDSPHAIYPGTDEQDYYRGLVTEAAPGTVQQVAVSKGEVVQEADSTFGADEPASEKVIGR, from the coding sequence ATGGCTGAGGAACCCAAGGAGACCAAGCCCGGTTTCATGAACCCCGTCGCCGGCTTCGGTGTGACCTTCAAGGCCATGTTCAAGAAGCGGCTGACCGAGCAGTACCCGGAGCAGCAGAAGACCACCGCTCCCCGGTTCCACGGACGGCACCAGCTCAACCGCCATCCGGACGGCCTGGAGAAGTGCGTCGGCTGCGAGCTGTGCGCCTGGGCCTGCCCCGCCGACGCCATCTACGTGGAGGGCGCCGACAACACCGACGAGGAGCGCTACTCGCCCGGCGAGCGGTACGGCCGCGTCTACCAGATCAACTACGCCCGCTGCATCCTGTGCGGGCTGTGCATCGAGGCGTGCCCCACGCGCGCGCTGACGATGACCAACGAGTTCGAGCTGGCCGACTCCAGCCGCGCCAACCTCATCTTCACCAAGGAGCAGCTGCTCGCCGGTCTCGAAGAGGGCATGGTCGACTCGCCGCACGCCATCTACCCGGGCACCGACGAGCAGGACTACTACCGGGGCCTGGTCACCGAGGCCGCGCCCGGCACGGTCCAGCAGGTCGCCGTCTCCAAGGGCGAGGTGGTCCAGGAGGCCGACTCCACCTTCGGTGCGGACGAACCGGCGTCGGAGAAGGTGATCGGCCGATGA